The DNA region NNNNNNNNNNNNNNNNNNNNNNNNNNNNNNNNNNNNNNNNNNNNNNNNNNNNNNNNNNNNNNNNNNNNNNNNNNNNNNNNNNNNNNNNNNNNNNNNNNNNNNNNNNNNNNNNNNNNNNNNNNNNNNNNNNNNNNNNNNNNNNNNNNNNNNNNNNNNNNNNNNNNNNNNNNNNNNNNNNNNNNNNNNNNNNNNNNNNNNNNNNNNNNNNNNNNNNNNNNNNNNNNNNNNNNNNNNNNNNNNNNNNNNNNNNNNNNNNNNNNNNNNNNNNNNNNNNNNNNNNNNNNNNNNNNNNNNNNNNNNNNNNNNNNNNNNNNNNNNNNNNNNNNNNNNNNNNNNNNNNNNNNNNNNNNNNNNNNNNNNNNNNNNNNNNNNNNNNNNNNNNNNNNNNNNNNNNNNNNNNNNNNNNNNNNNNNNNNNNNNNNNNNNNNNNNNNNNNNNNNNNNNNNNNNNNNNNNNNNNNNNNNNNNNNNNNNNNNNNNNNNNNNNNNNNNNNNNNNNNNNNNNNNNNNNNNNNNNNNNNNNNNNNNNNNNNNNNNNNNNNNNNNNNNNNNNNNNNNNNNNNNNNNNNNNNNNNNNNNNNNNNNNNNNNNNNNNggggggggggggggggggggggggggaacgttatatatactataagacactattttttttttttatataagaaaTTCAACAAAAGTATTACTATAGAATTTTTAAGTACGTAGAGTTAGAGAATCGACtattgtgtgtgtatgtatgcgCCAAGTTAAAAGCTGTAGGGCAAGCCTTTTTCAAGTAATAGTGAAACTTTGTGAACACAATACGTAATGAGTATCGAATCTAGATTAGTTACCCTACAAGAATTGGAGAGGAGttaaatcacggtgactcaatTACCCTTAAGTGGGAGGACCAATACCTAGTGCTCATAAGAAACCACCATCACAAGAGGTGAATGTCAAAGATTCACTCTTGCATCCTCGGATACAATCTGTCACTCGAAAATCAATTAAACTACTCGTGAAAGATTCAACTTGCGGGTACTTACGGGCTAAGAAACTCCCATACATCCTCCTCTTTCTTGTCTGCAGTTATGTTTGCCTTTTCCCCCAAAAAACCTACCAACATTCTGTGTTTCTTGACAGTGGAGAACTCCTAAACTTTTGATCCTCAGATAACAAATAGATGATTTGTCCAGAGCGTGCCACGTCGACACTGCATTTTTGTTCTTTgacttgatgatgttgttgcAGATTCTCCTCTCATCTCATCCATGGCTTCCCAAGTTGTGATGATTATTGATTACTTTCAGAATCTGCAGGCTGCTTTATGCAAGGGAATATGGATAAAAAGTATAAACCAAAGTAGCAGTAAAGTGAAACCTTTTTTCTTGGCAGTTGTAGGAAGTTTTGATGAAACTAAGGCTCCTGTCACTGTCTCATCTAAACCTTGTGTTCAAAGACTTTAGGGGCAAGAATTTTTCTTGTTGATGTGCAGGTAACAAGTAGAGTGGATAAGATGGGAAGCCTAAAAAGATGGATACAAGTTGAACAGTTCCAGTTAAGTACATCATGATCAGGGTTTTTCGGATATGTGGAACTGTAGAGTGTCTCTCTGGACATTCTAATCCCTGTTAAGTATCAAGATTGAAAATGACAGAAACAGAAGACAATCAACGTGGGGAAGATGGAAAAGGAGACTTCATGTTTCAGTTTCCCCCCTTGTAAAGAACTCCCTTTTATTAGGGAAATTCCAGTCGAGATGGTCAGACAGTTGGTTAAGTAACCATAAGGTTCTAAATTCGGCTTCTTGTGAAGAGTTGTCTATTAgacttcttggtttgagccaatcAGCTATGGGTAAactagactggtttacctctttCTGGTCTTTCACCGGCTAGGGCACAAGGCGATCTTTATCCAGAACGCACCTTCGGGTAGTGATCGTGGACTTTCGCATAAATCAAGGAACTCCCTTTTTTcaatctattgaccttcttggtttgaacaatttagttatggacaacctagactCGTTTACCTCTATATAGTCTTTTTTTCGGCTAGAGTCACAAGATAAGCTTCCCCAAGAGCGTAGCTTAAATACAGGGACAGCATGTACCAGGAGGACATATATCAATTGAAAGGATTGGTAGAATTTTCTGCTGTGCTAATGACACTAAATAAGCAAGGAACGCATCAAATATTGTTCTTAAAATACAGTTAAACCGAAAAATACACTAACTGCATCATATTATTCGGTATTTCAGTTAGATTCTTCACGCAACTTAAGGGTATGTTGAATCTCTGAATGAGAGTTCTTCACTGACATAGAGTAGCAAAGTTTGGAACTCAGGATTGGACTGCATTAATGAACTATGATAACAGAGTTTTACATCACATCTCAAAGGAAAATTTCAAGTCATTTTATTCTTCATTGTGCTATTGCAAATTTAGGGCTCAACATAATTATGGTGTGTTTTTCCCCATCTTGGGATAGCCTATCCTTAACTATAGACAAATTTTCAATGAACAATAACAAACTCAGAATGTTATTTGGTATTTTTCCCAGTCTTTTCTTAccctttctttttccttctatGCCTCTGCTTTCTCTTCTTAAGCCCCGTTACCCACTAATCAACTCATCAACTCGCCATTTGCATATCTTCTCACAAGGTTAAATAATATAAGGCACTTTATTAGATAACAATACAACTAAAAGGTCTTCCCCCGTTGGATATAACACTGGGAAATTTATACAGATTTACAGATACCTCTGTTGCAACTAAACAATTCACTTCTAGATAACACCTAAATGAATCTAAAACACTGCTCAGCTGACCCTGCACAGCATTTAATATGCATGGTGTATGTGtacaaacaaaaatattaatgataCAATTCTAATGACTATATCTTTTGGTGATAAGTAATTCCAATGACTACTTCTTCATGAAAAACCAGTAATATCATTCCTAAGTGCACTTTGGGAACAAGAGATTAGTAGATGAAATACATTCCCAACCGGGACTCATTGCAAGACATAAAACAAAACCAAATAACAAAAGATTCTTACTTGGCCAAATTAACTTAACGATTGTTGTATGAACACTTGAGCATGCAATCACTACGAAGTGATATTTTTCCAGCAAACTGCAAGAAGGAAAATGTAAGACAATTACTATCATCCGGACTACCAAGCTAACCGCATTCAGAAATAAAATGTAGCAAAAGGTCGTCACACCTTTAATGGGCACAAATGATCTCGAACCCTCTCAAACTTTTAACACGAGCAATAGTAGCAACGCTACCATCAGTTCTACGGTGTGCAATGAAAACTAGTCACTTATATGAGCATAGGACAGATAAGAGACTAAACCTCATCCACTGCACCAACTGTGCTATCCCGTTCGAAGTGAAGAAAACCCCCTGGCTTGTCAATAGAGGTTCTTCAATCAAtccatttttttctcaattccCACATCACGCTAAGTgaattgaaacaaaatcaacTAATCCAATTTCTTACTTTAAAACTACTACATAGTATGTACTATGGAATAACATAAACCAACTAAGTAACtaactataagtctataactaACTGCAATAACTCTCAATGTTCTATGTCAAGCTAAATCCATAACAAATCAATGgaaacaataaacaaaatgaTCATAATCATAACAATGGGCATAAACATAAACACTAAAAGGAAGAAAACTCATTTCTTTGAGATGAAACACTTGAAGAGTTAACAACTTAACATGTCAAATTAGGAACCAATAACTACAAAAGCTCCAAACTTTAACCCAAAACAATGAATTTTTCTacttctttttccctttcccGGCGGATTTCTTCCTAGGAGGAAGCACAATTTCTCCTTTCAGCACAGGGATTTCCATAATACTTGTCAAACCCGCAAACTTCTTCCTGAATTTCTCGACTTGGCCGGCGTCCACAAGGAGCTGAGACCTACTGCCCAGGTAAAAAGGGTGGTTCCCAGACCACACATCCACCACGTACTCCTCCTTGCTCCCGCCGGTCGTCATCACCAGCTCGCCATTGCAGTACACCTTGGCGTCCTCGTAGAACTTCGGGTGTATGTCCTTTTTCCGGCAAGTCCACCGCGCCTTATTGAACCCCTCTCCCGGTCCACTGAGctgaaaaaattaaacaatttcaagaattgaaagaaaacaaaaagtgaaatttttcgGAGTTAATAATGAGAATTTGGGTTTTCTTGGAATTACCTTTTTGAGGGAGACTTGGGGGAGGGGGAGGCTTCTTTGAAGGAAGGCGTTGGAGAGAGTAAGCGCCATTTTTGGTGCCTTTCAGAGTGGAAatggagatgatgatgatgatagatGGAAGATTGAGCACAGAAGGGTGAGGCGCAGATTTTGCCATTAGAGGTTGCGATGTGAAGTTACTTGGATACCCTTGCTAATACATGGTGGATATTATTTGGGCTCGAAAGGTGGGCCTTACCAAGCTGAGCCCAATATCATGGGCTAGGTCTGATATATATGGGGCATATGAGTGGGCTGAAAGCCCAAATGCCTTCCATTAGGGGTTTAggacggcaaattataccatgggttgttatgccgtggacctgggtctacattcacatacactatactttacattcacatacactatactctacattcacactttgtaaactccacatgcacacattacaggattatatgtttagtaactatattaccactgttatgcattcgcacattcaaaactctatattcacaagtcctatactccacattcacacatcaCATTACAGGGCCACAAGTTGCTATaatttcttaactctattacagatttacatattcacacatgtataactctacattcacgatttctattcTCCATATgtacaatttgaaacctccacattcacacatttttggacaactctacattcacacaatcataaatttacattcacgatttctatactctacattcacactttgaaacctctacattcacacatttttagacaactctatattcagcaatatgtttactaattaaaaaaaacaaaaaaaaaaaaacaaaaaacaaaaatgacgTAGTTCCAGGTCCACCTCgacctgggtccacaacataattttgTAGttgttgacacattttgtatttgtagttaTTAAGTATTAGTTGATAGTACTTGTAGTTATCAttacagaatgtgttaactgaatgtatataaatacaaaGTACCATGTTTTAGACTCCCTCTAGTAGGAAGGgcaaattataaatattgaaatgtgAATTGTTGATAAATGTTTGTTTTATCTACATAAGATGAAATTTTTTGTCACAACATCGGTACGAAAACTTAACCCGAGTGATTCTCACATTGTCACTAGTAGGTGtcagttttacatttttactcaCAATCTTTCAATGTATTATAACCTTTCAATGtattataaattcattaaaataaattcagTGATCCATCTTACAATAATTCAAGGATAAAGCGCAAGGTAGTTCACGTTTCTGTGTGTATAATAGCACATTAGTcaaatttatatgtataataatcaTATTCCACCCACTTAATTACGAGACTCAAAAATGTAAGATTTGTTTATATGTTGGGGTGATTAGAGTCTTAAGATGGATTAAGTTTTGCAAACTATGATAAATCAtggtgtttcaaaaaaaaaaaaaaaaaaaaagtctattgTTATTTATACGACCAAATTCAAAACTCAAAATTCTCCAAACTCTATCTAAATGCCAACCAAAAACTCTGATCTAAACATTTCACCTTAATTACACTCCAATCCGAAGCTAACGATTATTCACAAATGACAACCGCCGGAAGATCAGGCGACGGCGGCGCCGGCACGGGAGAAACTCTCCGGCTGGCGATGACGGCAAGGACGGCGCCGTAAAGGTCGACGGCGAAATGGATGAAAGCTAAGGAGAGAATAGAGAAGCAGGCAAAGACGCGCACGAAATCATCGAAGCTCTTGGACAAATGCAACAGCCACAAGCTGGTTCCGGCGCCGCCCGCCGACAAGCAAACCAGGATGCTATACGTCACCAAATCCCGACATGACGCGCTCTCCGCCGCCATCACCCGATCATCATCGTATAGTCGTCGTCGAGGTGTTATATTTACTGCTCCTTAGTCGTCTAcagtgaaaagaaaaaattaaaccaaGTTTTATCTGAAACTAATTGGTTGGTTAGGTTAACTTCAATTCTTCGGAGATATACGTGGGGACTTGGCAATATATATCCCTTGTAAATGGGGAATTTGTTAGTTTGGATTGAGTTTGAATATGTGGATGATCTAtaaaattttgaggaaatattgaaatttcatattttcaaaataaaaataatatgtcaCATAACATTAATCAATATATGTGAATCAcgttttattttcacttacaattaaGATTAATATATGacttttaaaacaatatttattatgtataaaaatattaaattatatataaaatattttttaaaaaaattaggtcCTCAAAAATTGGGAATCCATCGGCCAGGATGAATAAGATAATTATACAGTTTTAATAATACACTTGTCATTTCCCattcaattattaattactaagtAATAATATCTGTTTTGCTGGACCTACACCACTCTACGTGGCACGTGCCTGTACGGCGACGTGGAGCCAGCCATGCACGACACTGCACGTGACTGACCTAACCACTGTCCTGCTAAATATAGTGCCACCATTGTCACAGCACTGTATAAAGCTTGTATCTTTGCCCACATTGGACGTTGAAATTtcccaaaaattaatttgaccTCACATTTTCCCTCACCaacttttccttcttcttttcaaaaaaataataataataaataaataaaaaaattccttcTTTGTCAAAGTTGTCATCACTACCTCCGTAGACCAAAAACTAGTCTTTTACAAAGCTTGGATTTTTCCCCATTGATTCTGTGATTTGGGAACTTATTTGTTCTTTCCTTCACACATTGGGTCTCGAAAATTTCTTGGGTTTTTGATACTTTTTAGCTCTCTCAAAAAATTTCTTGGTTTTCGATGCATTTTCCCTTTTGAAGTTATGTTTTTTGTTATAAAAGTTAGTTTTGCTCATTCTTGTAAATGAACCAATAGTTTTAGCCTTTAAAGATTAAAGAACTACAGAGCTTTGCTGACATCAAAGAAGCTGGTTTACTGTGCTTTATATAGTATAGGTATAAAGTTATGGATGCTCTCTGTGCTTCTATGAGGGCCCACCCAGTACCAGTTAGCAAGGGTTTTGGCTATGGGGATAGTGGATTCTGGGGAGAGAAGACCAGAGGTTGTAGGATTAAAACAGAGAGACATGAGGGGATGCCTAAGAAGGTTAACCTTGGAGTGGCCTGTTCTATTCTCACACATGATGTTAACAAACAACATTTGGTATGTTTATGTGGATTCATACAGTGATcaaattgtgtgtgtgtgtgtgcttttttttttttttttttggtggaattTAAGGTTTGGGATGTATCTGATTGGTGTGTTAATGTTTGTTTCAGTCATTTGAGACACAGCATTTTGAAGAGCATTCACAGGCTGACCCCAGAAATGTTGCCTCTATTGTTCTGGGTGGTGGTGCTGGGACTAGACTCTTTCCACTTACAAGAAGCAGGGCTAAACCAGCTGTAAGAGATGTTTTGCATAGTTTTGCTTTACATTTTGTGTTGTGGTTTGGTATTGGTCTGTAATATGATGTCTTAAAATGATACCATGTGTGATTGTAATGATCTGTGTTGTGTTAGTTAGCCAAAGTTTGTCATGTTAGGAGTTTATGGCCTTTCTAATTCTAGCCAAATTGATCacttggtaatcacaagattCCAACTTTGAGCGGTCTATTaatcttcttagtttgagccggtTAGGTAACTTAGACTTAGGCTGGTAAGCTAGTTACAAGTGGATTGGAGCCATCCTATTCACATCCAATCTGCCATTAGCATATTGGATTGAATTGGATCCGCTAGCGGATATAGATGCggatgaaattttttaaatccACCTTTTACAGATTGTATGTAGATTCACTTCAAATTTTCTTAGCGCTCACCCCTAGTGCACCTTTGGGTtgaccttcttaatttgagctgaTCAGTTATGATAatttaggttggtttacctctttatgATATTCTGTCGGTTAGGATTATAAGGTGGGCTCACCTAGTGGACTAGGGTCACAAGATGAGTTTCACTGAATATGCACCTTCGGGTTGCTTCTTTCAATTATGATAACTTAGGCTGGTTCATCTCTTTATGACCTTTTGTTGACTAGAATCACAAGGCGGGTTTAACCCAATATGCATCTTGGTTTTCCCCTAAATCAATGGAGTTTATGGGGTGTGAACATCCATTGTCTTTCAAATTTGGTCATTTGTTTTGTTCTGCAGGTTCCTATAGGTGGTTGCTACAGGCTAATTGATGTACCAATGAGCAACTGTATCAACAGTGGCATCCGTAAAATTTTTATCCTAACGCAGTTTAATTCCTTCTCGCTTAATCGTCATCTTGCTCGCGCATATGGCATTGGAAATGGAG from Ipomoea triloba cultivar NCNSP0323 chromosome 6, ASM357664v1 includes:
- the LOC116022151 gene encoding 50S ribosomal protein L31, chloroplastic → MALTLSNAFLQRSLPLPQVSLKKLSGPGEGFNKARWTCRKKDIHPKFYEDAKVYCNGELVMTTGGSKEEYVVDVWSGNHPFYLGSRSQLLVDAGQVEKFRKKFAGLTSIMEIPVLKGEIVLPPRKKSAGKGKKK